In Streptomyces sp. NBC_01231, the sequence GAAGCTCGCCGAGAGCGTGATCGAGGCCGACCAGAGGGTCGACGAGCTCCAGCACGATCTTGAGGCCCGTGCGATAGCTCTGCTGGCCCGCCAGCAGCCGGTCGCCACGGACCTTCGTATCGTCGTGACGTCGCTGCGGATGTCGGCGGACCTGGAGCGCTCGGGCGACCTGGCCCAGCATGTGGCGAAGCTGGCCCGGCTGCGCTTCCCGTCGCGCGCGGTCCCGCACGACCTGCACGCGACGATCCTGGAGATGGGTCAGCTCGCGCAGCGCCTGATGGCGAAGGCGGCCGAGGTGATCATCACGAAGGACGTCGACCTGGCGCTCCAGCTGGAGCAGGACGACGACGAGATGGACCTCCTGCACCGCCACCTCTTCCAGCACCTGATCGACGACCGCTGGAAGCACGGCATCGAGACGGCCGTCGACGTGACCCTGCTGGGCCGCTACTACGAGCGGTTCGCCGACCACGCGGTGTCGGTGGCCAAGCGAGTGGTGTTCCTGGTGACGGGCGAGCACGCGGACGAGCTCCAGTCGGACGCGCAGCCCGAGATCCAGCCGGCACAGGGGGCGGAGGGGGCCTGATCCCTCCGCGGTTTTGTTGGGGAGGGGACCTGAACCCTCCGTGGGTCTTGTTTCGGGGCCCTGATCCGTCCGGCTGACGGTGCGGCGAATCGGCTGACGGTGCGGTGAATCTCGTACGACGGTGAGGGCCCCGGTGTGACACCGGGGCCCTCACCGTCGTACACGTCCTACGCGGAACTGGTGCCGACCGAGCGGTCGCCCGCGCCGCCGTACGGGCGCACCATGAGGGAAGAACAGGTGGGCACACCCGCACCCGCAGGACTCGGAAAGGCAAGGAGGTACGGACCATGGCCAAGTTCATGGACATCCACCACGGCTTCGAGGGCATCACGCCCGACCAGCTGAGGGAGGCACACGCGGCCGACCTCGCCCTGGAGAAGGAAGAGGGCGTGCATTTCGAACATGCCTGGGCGGACCCGTCCTCCGGCACGATCTACTGCCTCGCCGAAGGCCCCTCGGCCGAGGCCGTCCAGCGCGTCCACGAACGCGCGGGCCACAAGGCCGCCGAGATCCACGAGGTCTCACTGTCGGTATGACGGCGCGGTCCGCGGCGCGCGGTGGGACAGTCCCCGCGCCCGCCCGTCTTCCCTGACGGCCTCCCTATCGGTCGCTGCCGCCGATAGAGTCCGCCACGGAGGACTGACCGTGACGCGAATACCCAGACCGGCCGTGGCGCTCATGGTGGCTGCCTCGATTGTGGCGGTGACGGCGCTCGCCGGGTGCGGGGAGCAGAAGTCCGCGCCGACGTCCAAGAGCCCGTCGGCGAGCGGGCCCGCACCCGCACCTCACCCGGTCATTCATCTCAGCGCGGACGCCAACACCCTGGTCCCCGGCGGCCCACCCCTCCCCCTGCACCTCTCCGTCACGGGCCTCACCGCCGGACAGGCCGAGCGACGCCATGTGGCGCTCTACATCGGGATCGTCCCCGACGAACTCCAGATCCGCGAGAACGGTTCCTGGCACGATGTGCCGTTGCAGTGGACCAACGAGCAGGAC encodes:
- the phoU gene encoding phosphate signaling complex protein PhoU, whose translation is MRDAYHEELDSIGDGLVEMARLVGSAIGRATTAILDSDLKLAESVIEADQRVDELQHDLEARAIALLARQQPVATDLRIVVTSLRMSADLERSGDLAQHVAKLARLRFPSRAVPHDLHATILEMGQLAQRLMAKAAEVIITKDVDLALQLEQDDDEMDLLHRHLFQHLIDDRWKHGIETAVDVTLLGRYYERFADHAVSVAKRVVFLVTGEHADELQSDAQPEIQPAQGAEGA
- a CDS encoding SCO4226 family nickel-binding protein, with amino-acid sequence MAKFMDIHHGFEGITPDQLREAHAADLALEKEEGVHFEHAWADPSSGTIYCLAEGPSAEAVQRVHERAGHKAAEIHEVSLSV